The region TGTGCCAGTGCACTTTCCAGTAACCCGGGGTCTCGCAGACCGGGCGAGCCGCCATAGCGCTCGATCTGAGCATCATGCAGCGCCTCCACCTCTTCCCGGCTTAAGCCTTCAAGCATCGGCCAATTGGCGGAAAAGGTCATCGTACTCACTCAGCACCTGGTCACGCGCCTGAGCAAAACGCTGCTGACGAGCTAGGGTCTCAGGACGTGATACGTCCTGGGCCGGCGTGATGATAATGGCATTCCCCTGAATCTCGATCTGCACTTCGCTGCCGATGCCTGTCAGCTCCTTCATCTCTTTGGTGATGACCAGGGCCTCGCTGTTGCCAATTCGGGAAAGGGTCTTTCGCATACCATATTCTAACGGTGTTCGTACCAAGAGGCACCGTGTGATTTTGCTTCTCCGTTTGTGCCAGGCTTTCCCATGCTCATTGGCTACGCTCGCGTCTCCAAAGGGGACCAGGACTCCGCACTTCAGCTCAAAGCCCTAGAAGCCGCCGGAGTTACCCGCGTCTTCAAAGAACAGGCCAGCGGTGGCCGCTGGGACAGACCCGAACTCCATAGGGCCTTGGAACATCTCCGCGAAGGCGATGTCCTGGTGGTCTGGAAACTGGACCGACTGAGCCGGAGCCTGAAAGACCTGCTGACCATCCTGGAGCAAATCGAGGGGCGTGGTGCAGGCTTTCGTAGTCTGACCGAGAACATCGATACGACCACACCAGCCGGACGGATGATGATGCAGATGGTCGGCAGCTTCGCAGAGTTCGAGCGGGCGATGATTCGTGAACGCACCAAGGCTGGCCTGGAACAGGCCAGGGCCGCAGGTCGCATCGGGGGCCGCCGTCCCAAGCTGACCCCAGCCCAGCAGGAAGAAATCCGTGAAGCGGTTCGGTCAGGGAGAAGGTCTGCGGCTGACTGCGCCAGGCTCTTTGGCGTCAGTCAAGCCACGGTGTCACGCATTCTGGCGGCTAAAAAAATTTTATAAGATATTTGTTTCCATCGAGTATGGCGGGCTGTCTTAACTCTGCAATAGTTGCTAGGCTCTTTTCCTAGCAACTATTGCAGGAGTTGGAGAGGGTTTACCCGCCCCAGTTGCGGCCCCTACAGCAAAGCCACGCTGCCGACCTGGTAGTAGTCTTTCCCGTCCCAGCGGCAGACCCACCGCGCTGTGTCTTTACGCTGCTTACGGGGAGTCTGATCTAAGTGGATGCCCTGCTGGACACCGCGCACCACCACCGCCCCCACCGAGATTTTACGGTGCAGCATGACCCCATCAGTGTCCCAGGCCCGCAGGGTAAAGGCCCGCCCATGCCCCCAGCGCATACTCAGGCCAGGTGCAGCAAGCACTTCCAGCTGGATACCTCCGCTTTCACCATCCTGTGCCTTGACCTGCCGCACCCGCGCCTTGTGGCCCTCAGCGACCAGCCGCGCCACCACCTCTTCGGCGGCCTGCGTGCTGGCCGCGTCGCTGACCCCCAGGCTCAGCCACTCTCCAGGCGGCACCCGCCGCGAGGACACCGCTGAGGTTACGGACACCTTGCCCCAGCCCCAACTCTCATTGAAGAGCTGAATCGGCCACTTAGTGCGCTCCTGGACAACCGCTAGCTCC is a window of Deinococcus radiophilus DNA encoding:
- a CDS encoding recombinase family protein, producing the protein MLIGYARVSKGDQDSALQLKALEAAGVTRVFKEQASGGRWDRPELHRALEHLREGDVLVVWKLDRLSRSLKDLLTILEQIEGRGAGFRSLTENIDTTTPAGRMMMQMVGSFAEFERAMIRERTKAGLEQARAAGRIGGRRPKLTPAQQEEIREAVRSGRRSAADCARLFGVSQATVSRILAAKKIL
- a CDS encoding AbrB/MazE/SpoVT family DNA-binding domain-containing protein; translation: MRKTLSRIGNSEALVITKEMKELTGIGSEVQIEIQGNAIIITPAQDVSRPETLARQQRFAQARDQVLSEYDDLFRQLADA